The following proteins are co-located in the Dromiciops gliroides isolate mDroGli1 chromosome 2, mDroGli1.pri, whole genome shotgun sequence genome:
- the LOC122739806 gene encoding myosin light polypeptide 6-like: protein MCDFTEDQTAEFKKAFQLFDHTGDGKILYSQCGDMMGVLGQNPTNAEVLKVLGNPKSDEMNVKVVDFEHFLPMLQAIAKNKGQGTYEDYVEGLRVFDKEENGTVMEAEIQHVLITLGEKVTEEEVEVLVKGHGDSNGCINSEELVWMALNG, encoded by the coding sequence ATGTGTGACTTCACAGAGGATCAGACAGCTGAGTTCAAGAAGGCCTTCCAGCTGTTTGACCACACAGGGGATGGAAAGATCTTATACAGCCAGTGTGGGGACATGATGGGGGTCCTGGGCCAGAACCCCACCAATGCTGAGGTGCTCAAGGTCTTAGGGAATCCCAAGAGTGATGAGATGAATGTGAAGGTGGTAGACTTTGAACACTTTCTGCCAATGCTGCAGGCCATAGCAAAGAATAAGGGCCAGGGCACATATGAAGACTATGTAGAGGGGCTTCGGGTGTTTGATAAGGAAGAAAATGGCACAGTCATGGAGGCTGAAATACAACATGTCCTCATCACTCTGGGTGAGAAGGTGACCGAGGAAGAAGTGGAAGTGTTGGTGAAAGGGCATGGGGACAGCAACGGTTGTATCAACTCTGAAGAGTTAGTTTGGATGGCGCTGAACGGCTGA